Genomic window (Aquimarina sp. BL5):
TAATTAAAATTAACTAATAACGTAGATTCCAAGTCTTCATTGATAAAATCATCCGTTGTAACAGACCCTAAACCATTATTAGCTCTGGAGCCTAAATCTCTAATTTGTTTTCTTTTTAGATTATACTTATTAAAACCTACACGATATGTCACTGATATATTATCATTAAAATCATATCCTAAATTCACGTTTGCTACAATTCTGTCGGTATCTGTAATAATTTGATCGTGTTTCCAAGACCATAATGGGTGATCCCAACCATTATTAGGAGTAAGTGATGCTCCTGTAATAGGATTCTCAAAAGGTAAAGAAGTATCCCAGGCTCTACCTAACCATAATGTTCTAGCGAAAGAAGATGCAGAACCGGCGAATTGATTGTTACCGAAAAAACCACCTACCTGTTCTGTTTCAGAATAACTGAACGTAGATCCTATTCTAATACCATTAAGTAATTTAAAATTACCTCCAGCGGCTACAGATGTTCTATCATATGTATTAAATGGGATATATCCGTCTTGATTCAAATCAGAAACAGTTACACTAAAATTCCCATCTTCTCCTGAATACGACATATTGATAGAATTATCAAAAACAGTTCCTGTTCTAAAAAGATTTTTGACGTTATCAGGTTGAGCTTCATAAGGAACTGTTGGTCCTATCTCTGGAAATGCATTAAGTATATTTGGCCAAGTTGGTATTGTTTCCAATGAATCGAAACGCGGTCCCCAAGAACCATTTGCATTTAAGTAACTAAAATTAACTCCATTACCATATGTATTTTGATACTCGGGTAAGTTTGCTATATTTTCAAAATAGGTTCCTGAAGATACTGAAACTGATAATTTATTATTAGTCGATCCTTTCGTAGCGCCTGTTTTGGTAGTTACTACAATCACACCACCTGTTGCTCTTGAGCCATATAATGCAGCCGCAGCTGTACTTTTTAGAACCGTAATTGATGCTATATTATTGGGATCTAACGAAGATAATCCTGATTCATAACCACCACCTCCGGTTGTTTGCCTAGAAGTAGTTACTTGTGAGTTATCATAGGCAACTCCATCAACTATTATTAATGGTTGACTTGCACCTCCTAAGGTTGTAGCTCCTCTTATGTTGATCTGATTTGATGCTCCTGCTACACCTGTAGATAGGTTCACATTTACTCCAGGCACTTTACCTGCTAAGGATCGTATCAAATCCGGCTCAGAATTCTCCAGAACATCATCAGTTTGGACAGTACTTACTGCATATCCTAACTTTTTAGAGTTTCTGGTAATACCAAAAGCAGTTACCACTACTTCTTCTAACTGTGCCGCATCTTGTGCCAAAGCTACATTAATTGTATTACTATCGGCTACGACTATTTCTTGTGTTAGAAAACCTATATAACTAAAAACTAATATTGCTCCCCTATTGGCAGGAATAGAATAATTACCGTCAAAATCGGTTTGTGTTCCGTTAGTCGTATTCTTAATTACAATGTTCACTCCGGGTAAGGGTACTCCTAGATCATCCGCCACCGTTCCGGAAATTCTTTTTTGTTGTGCTAATGAAATGCTTGACATAAAAAAAGCAAGCACCAGCAACTTGTAATGATGTACTTTCATAGATTAAATTTTTTCAATAATTACATTAAAGAGATGATGTAATCATAAAAGGATGGCAAGAATATCTTGATGGCTAACTCAAATATTACATTTCATAAAACTTGAACAAAGTTTATGCAGAAATTGCTCACCCTTGTTATGATTACATTGTAAAAGAAGTAATAGAAAGCATAAAGTAAGGCAACCCTGATCAAGGTTTACCTTTACCGAATAAACTTTACTTTTTCCGAAGAAAGTTTACTTAAAATGTTAAGGAAATAAGGCAAGTAAGCTTTTTGCATATTCAGACAGAATTATCTGATTGTATCTGTTGTGCATTTAGAAAAAGTTGTGCAAACTGCTAAAAGGCAATAAATTGTAGTTACCACACAACAATTAAGATGCACAACTTTAAAACAAATTACGATAAAATATTAGAGGTCTTAAAAAGTTTGGGCGTAAAATCAGATTATTTATGTCAAATTCGTGAACCTAAACTACTTGATATTGAACTTGTAGCGATTGATTTAACATCAGAATATATGAGTATTGATAGTGAGTATCAAATTTTTCGTGTTTTACCTTCAAGTTTGTCTTGCAAAATAGAACGAAGTGTTTACAATAGACGAAAGAGAAAGTTATTTGCTTTCAGAGAAATCATACGTAAACAAATGACTATTAAATTGAATGCATCCGAGAATTGCTTCATTGTAGATAGTATGCCACTGGAAGTTTGTAAGTTATCCCGTAGTTCAAGAAGTAAGATCTGTAAGGAAGTGCTTTATAGTCAACCTGTCAAAGGGCATTGTGCTAGTCAATCTATTCATTATTATGGTTATAAGCTTCATGCGGTTTGTTCTGCTCAAGGAGTTGTTGAGAGTTTGGATATTAGTCCAGCCTCAGTTCACGATGTAAATTATCTTAAGGATATGCAAGGCCAATTGAAAGATTGTATTTTATTAGGAGATAGAGGTTATTTGTCTGCTGAATATCAATTGAATCTATTTGAAACCTATAATGTAAAGATTGGAAACCCCTATGAAGAACAATCAGATTAATTATAAAGAACAACTCTATATATTCAAAAAATCAAGAAAAAGAATAGAAACCTTGTTCTCTCAATTATATGATCAATTTATGATTCGTAGAAATTACGCTAAATCCTTTAATGGATTTAAAAATAGAATTTTGTCCAAAATCACAGCAATGACAGTTATTCAGTACATCAATAAATTCTCATACAATAGAAACATTAATAATTTAAAAGTAAATATTACCTAAATGTACAACGGGTTAATATTATGTTTCGATATACGTTAAGCTACAAATGATTTAACATATTCTGACGGAGTTATTTGATTATATTTCTTGAAAGATTTATTGAAAGTTACTTTATTATTAAAACCAACTTCATAGGCTACATCGATAATATTAAAGTTCTTACGCCTTTCTCCTTTTAATAGTTCTTTTGCTTCTTCGATTCTAGACTTATTTATCAATTCAAAAAAGTTTAGATCAAAATGTTCATTTATAATCTGAGAAGTATTATGCCTAGTAGTATCCAAATATTTCGCTAATTTCTGAAGTGTAATATCATTTTGCTTGTAAATTTTCTTTTCATCAAGAAGATATTGCAACTTTTCTTTTAACTCTAGCGATAAACTTTCAGTAAGGCCAGATTTCTTATACTTATCGATTTCTGGAGGAATATTATTTTTAATCAATCTTAAAACACCAAAAACACTTGGTTGAACAAAAGCGGTATAGCCAACATATAGTACAAGTAACGCCATGGATACAATCTGAACGTAAAACAAAAAACCGCTAAGAATTTGTTTTATAATTAATATTGAATATATACCGTAAGAAACTATATAAATAGAACAGAAAACAACAATATTTCTCTGCCAGTTAAACACTATTTTGGAAAAGTATTTATTAATCTTAATAGAATTAAAGTACATTTTTATAACGAAACCTCCATAAATTAATAGCGATATTAATTTAGAAACTGATATTAGATTTATATAAGGTCTCTCTTTATTAAATATTATCCTTAGTTTTTCATCAGACGGCAAACTGTAAATTGGAAACAATAAAACTATCAATAATAAAGAAGGTACTAAATGCAATAAATCCAGACGTTTAAACCTATAACCTATAGTAACTCTTTTAAAATAAAAATAGATAAGAGGACCATATAAGAAAGAAAACATTGTAGACATATAAAACACATGTGGCATATAGTACTGATAATTAGAAAAATACAAGCCAATATGAATGATAAAAAATGAATGTATCAATATAAAAGCACTCATCAATAAATTAGCAACTCTGTCTGATTTTTCTCTAAAATTTAAAACTATAGATATAAAAAAACCTATGAACGCAACATAAAAGCAGAAAATTGACCATAATCCAACTTGTTTGAGATACGTGTCTGCGAGTACTTGGTATTCTTCAGAATCATTAATTACATCAAAGTAACTATGTTCTACAAAAGAGGGATCTAAACTTGTTAGAACATATTTATGTATGTATTTACTAGCAAGTTCTGGTTGATTGCTCTTAGCATAGGAAAATGCTAATTTTTTAAATACTGCTAAAGAATCTTGTGTTCCATGTTTTAAGACTTTCTCATAATTTTTAATAGCTAGAGCATACCTATTATTGTCATAATATTTCGTTGCAGAAATTATGAGTTCATTAAATTCGGTGCCTCCATTATTTAACGTATTTATCTTATCAGGATTACTAAATAAAGATGATGAAATAAAGAGAAAAATAAAGGCACTAAAAAATGGTTTTAATATTATTTTTTTTGAGTTAGCCACACAATTATTACTAAATAATTATACATCCTAATTTACGATAACTTTTTTAAAAATTCATCACAACAACGGATGTCCCGATAATATTTTACCTAAAAACACAGCAAAATAAGGGTGTTCCGAATACAAAATAATTTAAATAAAATATGGTTAAACCGTAAGATTTATGTGAAAATATGAGAAATTATCACTTTCTAATCATCAATAAAGTGGGGAAAACATACAAAATATCCAAATGTTAATTTTTACTAAAGAAGAACATCAAACTCTAAGTTATGATCATATTTTTTTTGCTTCTTCCCAAAACACATCCATTTCGGCCAATGTCATATCTTTCAAACTCTTACTTTTTTCTTTAGCTTTTTCTTCTAAATATTGAAATCGTTTTATAAATTTTTTATTAGTTCGTTCCAACGCGTCTTCAGGATTTATATTTAAAAAACGTGCATAATTGATCATTGAGAATAGTACATCTCCAAATTCAGATTCTATTTTGTCTTGATTATGTTCATCAATTTCATGCTGTAATTCTGCAAGCTCTTCTTGTAATTTCTCAAATACTTGTTGTGGTTCTTCCCAATCAAATCCAACTCCAGCAACTTTATCTTGTATTCTGCTAGCCTTTACTAATGCCGGTAGAGACATCGGAACTCCTTCTAAAACACTTTTCTTACCTTCTTTTAGTTTTAAGTTTTCCCAATTTCGCTTTACATCTTCTTCATTAGCAACCTTTACATCACCATAAATATGTGGGTGACGACTAATAAGTTTTTCACATATTTCATTAGCTACATCCGAAATATCAAAATCTCCAGTTTCACTTCCTATTTTAGCATAAAAGACAATATGCAATAATAAATCCCCAAGTTCTTTTTTAACCTCTTCAAGGTCATTATCCAAAATAGCATCTCCTAATTCATAGGTTTCTTCTATGGTAAGATGACGCAGTGATTGTAAAGTTTGTTTTTTATCCCAAGGACATTGTTCTCGCAGTTCATCCATAATAGTGAGCAAGCGATCAAAAGCTTTTAATTGGTTCTCTCTGGAATTCATAGATATGATTTTACATCAAAAGTAAGGATAATAAGATGTAACGTATAATTTGATTATAAAAGTAGTTTTATTAAAAAAAAGAGTAGTTTCGAGGTTTACTTAATATAGCATATTCTATACTCGTCCTATAAAAATTCTTTTCGCTTGGTACTTGTAAACAAATATTAATCCGGTATCTAGTAATTGTCGGTTTACTTTTTTCTTTTACAAATCCATACAAAAACTCCATTTTTCTCGAAACTTTGTATTACTTCATAATTACTTATAATATCATCGTATTCTTGATCACTAACGTTATAGATATTCGAATAAAAGACAAAATCGTTATCTCCTTTAAATACTGTAAAAGATCGTTTTTCTCCATTTAGTTCTATTGCATCTATTCCTGCATCATTAGGAAAAAATGAAGCAACCCGACTAAAATCTATTTTTTGATCATCTAGATATTTTTTTGCTTTCAGTCTTAGATTATAATAAGGTAAATGTGCCAAAGTAGCATCCCATCCTTGAGAAATTTTCGGAGGATAAATCCAAAAATTTCCAGAGATTAGAATTACTGCCCAAGTTAAAATCAATCCAATTCTTAACTTTTGTCCAACAAAATCAGAAAACAAAATGGTCGCGCACAATAGTGAGCAAAAAAGATATATGGGAATCAAATACCTATTTCCTAATAATCCTTTTGCCCACAACATATTAAGAGGCAATAGAAAAAGAATACATCCGAAAAAGAATGAAACTTGTCGTATGCGAGGGACTTTAATTATTTGCTTTCTATATTTAGCAAACAATATAAAGAGTACAATCCAAATACCTATTCTACCAAAATCTAATATTCTCCATCCTAAAACTGCTATATTGAAAATTACTCCGGCGAATTCAACTTTTTCGAAACTTTCTTGCCAAGGTGAGTCCTGATGAAATCCAATCCATCCTTTTTCTTGAAAATGAATGAAACTAAAAGTAATAAAAACCAAAAAAGCAGGAATATAAACAAGACTTCCTTTTAGAAGAGCTATACATAATTCCTTTATTTTTATTCTCCATAACACATTACAACTTAAGTCAAAAATTAAAATGCATACAGATAACATCATTCCCCTCATACTGGTAAGAAACAACAAAACAACAGCCATCATCAAAAAGATTTTCTTGTTATCCAGCACTGAGTTTACAGCAAGTAAGAAAAAAAACAATAATGGCACATCAGGAGAAACAAGAAGTAATTGGCTCATTAGCGAAGGATCAATTATTATTAATCCAAAAGCAATACTCCAATATTTAGGATCAATAAATCTCTTAGTTAATCTAAACAATTGAAAAATAAGTCCAAAACCAAAGGGTAACATTGCTAGGTGACTTACCCATAAACTTCTTCCAAAAAACTTCCAAAACATAGCAATATAAGCACCAAAAGCAGGTATATGTCCACTGTCTATATTATCCGGAAGCAATAGAACAGAAAAGTTAGTTTTGAAATAGTGATCCGCATGATGTGAACCTAATTGTACGGTATCCCAAAAAAAAGCATTATCGGCATTTAATAGCAGAGCAATAAGAAAAATTAGACTACTAAGCGCTACTGGCCAATATATTTTCAAAACTTTATGCATATTTAAAATACAATTTTGAATATGTTATTTTTTAAATATTTTACTTTTTACTCCTATACTTTTAGCAAAGAAATATTGAAAAGAAGTTCTTAAAACCCCCAATCCATAAGTCACACTCCGTTTGAAATTTATAGAAGATGCTTCTTCAAAATATTTTGTTGGGCACGTTATTTCAGCTACTTCATAGCCTTCATAAAATATTTGTGCTATTATCTGATTATCAAACACAAAGTCATCAGAATTATTATTAAAAGGAATGTTTCTTAGAACCGAAGAAGAAAAAGTTCTATATCCTGTATGATACTCTGATAATTTTTGTCCCATTAAGAGATTTTGAATCAATGTCAAAACTCGATTAAAAAAATACTTATAAAGAGGCATTCCTCCTTTTAATGCTCCATTACCAAGTATCCTGGAACCTAAAATTACTGGATACACATCATTAGCTACCAAATAACACATAGAGTGTATGAGTTTTGGAGTATACTGATAATCAGGGTGGAGCATAACAACTATATCCGCTCCTAATTCTAAAGCCTTATTATAACAAGTTTTTTGATTTCCCCCGTACCCTAAGTTTTTTTCATGTTTAATAACGTGGTTAACACCTATGCTTTTTGCTACTTCATAAGTTTCATCCGTACTATTATCATCAACTAAAATAACTTCATCGACAATATCAAAAGGTATTTCATTATAGGTTTTGTGTAATGTTTTTTCGGCATTATATGCCGGTAAAACTACGATTACTTTTTTTTCAAATATCACTTTTAATTTTTATACGGGTGGATAAACTCATAAATGTAATTAAAAACTAACTTCATTCATTTCTTGTTTTGTAGACTGAAAATCAACGACCAAATCTTCTATTATTTTTGTTACTGGCTTAATCTCATGAATCAAACCTGACACCTGTCCGATTTCTAGCTCACCTTCTTCTAAATCTCCTTCAAACATTCCTCGTTTTGCTCTTGCACGACCCAATAAGGTTTTTAGTTCTTCTACGGTAGGGCCTTTGGTATACAATTCTGCAACATCCTGATAAAATTTATTTTTCAGCATACGCACTGGAGCCAATTCTTTTAAAGTAAGATGTGTATCGCCTTCTTTAGCGTCCACCACCATTTTTTTAAAATCTATATGAGAAGAAGCTTCCTCGCTTGCTACAAATCTGCTCCCTATCTGAACTCCATCTGCTCCTAATGACATAACAGCAAACATTGATGCTCCCGTAGCTATGCCTCCCGCGGCGATGAGTGGTATTTTTATTTTCTCTTTAACCATTGGAATCAATGCTAAAGTAGTTGTTTCGTCTCTTCCATTATGTCCACCTGCTTCAAAACCTTCAGCAACCACCGCATCCACTCCTGCATCCTGAGCTTTTAGAGCAAATTTCACACTACTCACAACGTGAACGACGGTAATCCCTTTTTTCTTAAGATAAGAAGTATATGTTTTTGGATTTCCTGCCGATGTAAAAACGATCTTCACTCCTTCTTCTATAATAATTTCAATAATTTCCTGAAGATTAGGATACAACATTGGAACATTAACGCCAAAAGGTTGATCTGTTGCTTTCTTACATTTTTGAATATGTTCTCTTAAAACATCCGGATACATAGAACCAGCTCCTATAAGTCCTAAACCACCTGAATTACTTACTGCACTGGCTAATTTCCAGCCGCTTGCCCAAATCATCCCACCTTGAATAATAGGATATTTGATTTTAAAAAGTTCTTTAATTTTATTCATTAATATTTTGATATCTTCAATGTGTAACGTGAGGCTCCTGAAATCAATTCTACAAGGTATAAACCTTTTGATAGATTGCTCAATGAGATAGAATTTAAATTTTTTAATGTTTCAGATTTCACCATTTTTCCTTCCATAGTAAAAATTCGAACTTCAAGTGTCTCCTTTGTAGTGAGATCAAAAAATAATCTATCTCTTACAGGATTTGGATATACTTTAAAGCTTTCGGTGAAATTTTCATCTACAGATAAACTTTGGAATATTGATCTAAAATCAGGAATTCCATAACCTAATTGAATTGTTGGATTATTATATAATGATGCTGATTCCCTTACCAACTGCATAATTTCCGCATTCGTCATAGATGGAAAAGCTTGCCATAAACAGGCTACAGCACCTGCCATTATTGGAGAACTAAAAGAAGTACCATTACTAGTGGATACAGCATTATTAGAACGTATCACTGCTGCTCCAAGTCCTCTGGCCACGATATCCGGTTTTACTCTATTATCGGCTGTAGGTCCTCTAGAACTAAATGAAGCATAGGTTCCAAAAACATCAATAGCACCTACAGTTAATGACCCTGGGGCATCTCCTGGAGCTGTAATAATACCCCAAGCACTATTTCCGGAATTTCCGGCAGAAGAAACTAACAACATCCCTTTTTCAAAAACCATATTTGCTCCTTTGGAAATAAAAGCCGTTTGTCCATCCATATCAGAAGTAGTATAATCATACGCCGGATTATCAAAACCATTAGAATATCCTAAAGAAGTATTAATTACGTGTACTCCTAAACTATCTGCTCGTTCTGCAGCTTCTACCCATAATGCTTCTTCTTTAGGTCCCTCTGTGGCTGCATCTTCTGTTATGAATAAATAATACTTAGCATCTGGAGCTGTCCCTACGAATTGCCCATCAATAAACCCTGCAATATCACTAAATGTTTGAGTTCCGTGACTACTACCCGTAAAGGCAAATTCATTATCATCTCTCCTAACAAAATCATATCCATCCAATAATCTACCATCATCTCTTATGCGCTTAAAACCATCAATGGTATTCACTCCCGGGAAACCAGAATCCATAACCGCAATAGTCATTCCCGTTCCTGTGTAATCTTGCTCATGAAGGTAATCAGCATTTAGCTGTTGGATTTGCTGCGCTGCATTTCCATAATTAAATGTCGTTTTTACTTCGAACTTATTATTTTTTATAGGAGTTCTATCTTCTATAGAAAATACAGACTTCCCTGAATCTAATGAATTGTTTGCATAATCTATACGATCCACAAAACTAAGGCTCGATAGACTGCTAATATTTGCTTGAGTTCCTCTAACATATACGCAATTAAACCATTTAGATTTTGCAAGTACTGTTATCCCTGCAGCATTCTTAACTTGTGTAATATAAGCTTCATTAACCGGAACATCTTTTTCATCAATAGTTACATTGTGAAGATTTTTTCGATCTATGGATTCTTGAGTAAGAATAGATAATGGATTGGCAATAGAACTTGCAACATTTTCTTTATCCGCAAAATAAACCCAAGCATCCTCTGTTTGAGCAATTCCTATTTGAGTAATGCAAAAAAGCAAAAGTGTAATTATATTTTTCATATCATAAGTAATTGGTTAACCTTCACAAGTTACGAAATTACTCCAGACCCAACTAATTCATCATCTATATACCAAGCTACAAATTGTCCTTCTGTAATTGCACTTTGAGGGTTCTCGAAAACTATATACATACCAGAGTCTACCTGATATAAAGTAGCCTTATCTAAGGGTTGTCTATATCGTATTCTAGCCATTACATCTAATTCTTCATCGATATGTAGTCTTAGATCTTGTCGCACCCAATGTAATTCTTCATTACTAATAAAAAGTGCTTTTCGATATAAACCAGGATGACTTTTGCCTTGCCCAGTATAAATTATATTCGTTTCTACATCAGTTTCTATAACAAAAAGTGGTTCTGGAGTTCCACCAACAGCCAACCCCTTTCTTTGTCCTTTTGTATAATAATGTGCTCCCTGATGTTTCCCGACTATTTTACCATCCTTTACATCATACTTATATTTCGAAGAAAGGAAGGCCAGCTCTTCTTTTTTAGAATCAAAGTCAGGTTTTGTTTTATTATACATTTCTTCTCCAGAAGAGATTTCAATAATATCACCTTGTTTAGGTTGTAATTTTTGCTGAAGAAACTCAGGCAGCCGTACTTTTCCAATAAAACACAACCCTTGAGAATCCTTCTTATCTGCTGTAACCAGATCTTGTTCTTTTGCTATCTCTCTAACTTCTGGTTTTAATAGTTCTCCTACAGGAAAAAGCGTTTTTGCTAATTGATCTTGTGATAACTGACACAAAAAGTATGATTGATCCTTATTAGGATCCTTTCCTGCCAAAAGACGATGTACTTCTTTACCATCTTTAGTAATTGTATCTTTTCGACAATAATGCCCAGTGGCGACATAATCTGCTCCCAATGATAATGCTATTTTTAAGAAAACATCAAATTTAATTTCACGATTACATAGCACATCTGGATTAGGTGTTCTTCCTCTCTCATACTCATTGAACATATAATCTACAATACGTTCTTTATATTCTTCACTTAGATCAACAGTTTGAAACGGAATACCTAATTTTTCAGCAACCAATAATGCATCATTACTATCGTCTAACCAAGGACATTCATCAGAGATTGTTACTGAATCATCATGCCAATTTTTCATAAAAAGACCTATCACCTCATATCCCTGTTCTTTTAATAGATATGCTGCCACACTAGAATCCACTCCTCCCGATAAACCTACAATAACTCTTTTCATTACTACTATTTTGTCTGTATTCCTCATTCCTATTTAAAATGGAAGAAAACAATATAACCTCTGTTTTAAATTATCTGCAAAAATAATAAATAAAAAAAGCAATGCATCAGCATTGCTTTAAGGTTTTTTCTATGAATGAATTCGAAAAGCTTATACTAAGAACCTCTTTTACTAACCGGAAATTGTTTTCTTTCTAATAACTTACCATTTTTATAATAGCTCCATAACCCATCTTTACGATCTTTCTTGTAATTACCTTCTATTTTCACTTTTCCTTGAGCATCATAATATTTAGTAACACCATGCAATTGATCATCTACATATGTAAATTCTTTAATCATAATACCTTTATCAGAATATACTACACGCTTCCCTTCTTTTTTACCTTCTATATATATTGTTCTTTCAGTCAATTGACCATTTTCAAAATAAGTTTTTTGCTCTCCATGGAGTTTTCCTAAATTATATTCTTCTGTCATCATTATTTTAGAGGATCCTTTATGATAATAAGTCCATAACCCAACTCTTTCCTTGCCAATCATATTTCCTTCACTAATTACCTTTCCTTTATTAGTAAAGTACTTTACATTAACTGTATCCGTTTTATTCGAAAATATTTTAATTGCAGTAGGCGACTTACCACTATTAGGTTTGTAGAATTTAAACTCACCTACTTCTCTCCCATGATCAAAGGTTCCCTGGTATCGGATCTGGTTTGTACCTTCATATTTCTTCTGCCACTTTCCATGTCGCTTTCCCTCAGCATCAAAAGCATTAAATTCTTGTGCGTTTCCAAATGCAAGTATAGAAACAAATAAGAAAAACAAAAATTTATTACGCATAGTCTAATTTAATTTTTAAAATAACTTAATAATCCAAAAAGTGTACCAATATTCTGTAAAAATATGACCTAAAGAAAATCTCGACTCTTTTATTATCAAAAGTCCTACAAAAAAAACATTAAAACTTCCTAAAAAACAACCAATCTATATTAAAACAACACATTGTTAACTTTTGTTTAACGATTTATTAAAAATATATAAATTTAATACAACGTTACTGTACTCGAACAAATTATAACTTTTAAAACTCAAAAACATGAAAATTATTTCAAAAATCAGTAACGCTGTAATCATTGCCGCGTTAGTCTTAGGTATTTCATCTTGTGGTGATGATGACGATGGTAACATTATTATTCCAACAGATAACATTGTAGTAACTGCTACCGCGGATACAGATTTATCACTACTGGTCGCTGCCCTTGGTGCGGCTGACGGAGATTTGGTATCTGTTCTTA
Coding sequences:
- a CDS encoding helix-turn-helix domain-containing protein; translated protein: MANSKKIILKPFFSAFIFLFISSSLFSNPDKINTLNNGGTEFNELIISATKYYDNNRYALAIKNYEKVLKHGTQDSLAVFKKLAFSYAKSNQPELASKYIHKYVLTSLDPSFVEHSYFDVINDSEEYQVLADTYLKQVGLWSIFCFYVAFIGFFISIVLNFREKSDRVANLLMSAFILIHSFFIIHIGLYFSNYQYYMPHVFYMSTMFSFLYGPLIYFYFKRVTIGYRFKRLDLLHLVPSLLLIVLLFPIYSLPSDEKLRIIFNKERPYINLISVSKLISLLIYGGFVIKMYFNSIKINKYFSKIVFNWQRNIVVFCSIYIVSYGIYSILIIKQILSGFLFYVQIVSMALLVLYVGYTAFVQPSVFGVLRLIKNNIPPEIDKYKKSGLTESLSLELKEKLQYLLDEKKIYKQNDITLQKLAKYLDTTRHNTSQIINEHFDLNFFELINKSRIEEAKELLKGERRKNFNIIDVAYEVGFNNKVTFNKSFKKYNQITPSEYVKSFVA
- the mazG gene encoding nucleoside triphosphate pyrophosphohydrolase, translating into MNSRENQLKAFDRLLTIMDELREQCPWDKKQTLQSLRHLTIEETYELGDAILDNDLEEVKKELGDLLLHIVFYAKIGSETGDFDISDVANEICEKLISRHPHIYGDVKVANEEDVKRNWENLKLKEGKKSVLEGVPMSLPALVKASRIQDKVAGVGFDWEEPQQVFEKLQEELAELQHEIDEHNQDKIESEFGDVLFSMINYARFLNINPEDALERTNKKFIKRFQYLEEKAKEKSKSLKDMTLAEMDVFWEEAKKI
- a CDS encoding SusC/RagA family TonB-linked outer membrane protein, whose protein sequence is MKVHHYKLLVLAFFMSSISLAQQKRISGTVADDLGVPLPGVNIVIKNTTNGTQTDFDGNYSIPANRGAILVFSYIGFLTQEIVVADSNTINVALAQDAAQLEEVVVTAFGITRNSKKLGYAVSTVQTDDVLENSEPDLIRSLAGKVPGVNVNLSTGVAGASNQINIRGATTLGGASQPLIIVDGVAYDNSQVTTSRQTTGGGGYESGLSSLDPNNIASITVLKSTAAAALYGSRATGGVIVVTTKTGATKGSTNNKLSVSVSSGTYFENIANLPEYQNTYGNGVNFSYLNANGSWGPRFDSLETIPTWPNILNAFPEIGPTVPYEAQPDNVKNLFRTGTVFDNSINMSYSGEDGNFSVTVSDLNQDGYIPFNTYDRTSVAAGGNFKLLNGIRIGSTFSYSETEQVGGFFGNNQFAGSASSFARTLWLGRAWDTSLPFENPITGASLTPNNGWDHPLWSWKHDQIITDTDRIVANVNLGYDFNDNISVTYRVGFNKYNLKRKQIRDLGSRANNGLGSVTTDDFINEDLESTLLVNFNYDLTDDINLTAILGNNVLQNTTSRVAFQGTNFKSPGIFTIANTINVTKNIGGFILDNDTRSRNIGVFGDVSLSYKNYLFLNATGRNDWSSTLPKNNQSYFYPSASVSLIFTDAFNLDSKVLTFGKLRAGYASVGNDAPAEFLNRTFASGNAFNGIPVINNNLFLGDQEITPEFTDEIEIGADLEFFNQRAIIDFSWYKKTTTDLISPVSVPSSSGFTTFNTNIGEMQNTGVEIGLTLVPIRTENFRWELFTTFTKNENEVTELVDGLERIQLDPNQVAHAIVGQPFGVFYGSRFARDDEGNFLINQSGGGIVQDLENGIVGDPNPDFRMGFINTISYKGLSLRAQVDWKEGGDIQSISINSLLGRGVTRDTEDRERTFIIPGFYGDNQGNPILDANGNKIPNTTQIDTNELYFSPAGGNTFGINTVAEGSVYDGTVYRLRELSLTYDLPKEFLKSTPFGKISLSVLGNNLWYFAPNVPKYTNFDPEVTSFGSSRIQGIENSSAPTSKRYGFRLNLSF
- a CDS encoding nitronate monooxygenase family protein, translating into MNKIKELFKIKYPIIQGGMIWASGWKLASAVSNSGGLGLIGAGSMYPDVLREHIQKCKKATDQPFGVNVPMLYPNLQEIIEIIIEEGVKIVFTSAGNPKTYTSYLKKKGITVVHVVSSVKFALKAQDAGVDAVVAEGFEAGGHNGRDETTTLALIPMVKEKIKIPLIAAGGIATGASMFAVMSLGADGVQIGSRFVASEEASSHIDFKKMVVDAKEGDTHLTLKELAPVRMLKNKFYQDVAELYTKGPTVEELKTLLGRARAKRGMFEGDLEEGELEIGQVSGLIHEIKPVTKIIEDLVVDFQSTKQEMNEVSF
- a CDS encoding glycosyltransferase family 2 protein, translating into MIFEKKVIVVLPAYNAEKTLHKTYNEIPFDIVDEVILVDDNSTDETYEVAKSIGVNHVIKHEKNLGYGGNQKTCYNKALELGADIVVMLHPDYQYTPKLIHSMCYLVANDVYPVILGSRILGNGALKGGMPLYKYFFNRVLTLIQNLLMGQKLSEYHTGYRTFSSSVLRNIPFNNNSDDFVFDNQIIAQIFYEGYEVAEITCPTKYFEEASSINFKRSVTYGLGVLRTSFQYFFAKSIGVKSKIFKK